The nucleotide sequence TCTGCAAGTCGTTGCGGTCCGCAACACGAAAGTTGACGAGCAGCAGAGAATCTAAATCAAAATCGGGCGGGATGGTAGCGCGTTGGCGGCGTGCTCCTTTGCCGTGCAAACCCCAGTCGGTGCCTTGCGAGTCGGTAAACTGACGAAACTCTGTATCGAACAGGGTCAGGTGATGCACGTGTACGTTTCCGCGTAGCAACTTGCTGAGTGCAAGCCGGGCTTCGGCTCGGCCAATGCGCAACACCGGTACGGCTCCACGAGCCGTGGTATCGGTAAGATGGAAATGATGGACGGAGACAGTGAAATCTGGAAAGTCGCGCAAGGCCGAGAATTCCACCTCGAACGGAGCCAACACCAAATCGGAGTTGCGGGCCATCCGTTCCCTAACCAATGCTTCCACCTGCCGCCGGCCCCAATTGGAACCCAGCAACCCAGCCACACCCAACACCACTACTACCATTCCCAACAACGAAAAGCCCAGTAACTGGCGGAAAGTAGGGCGTTTCATAAAGGAAATGGGCGCAGTAGCAACGGCATGAGAAGGAAGGTGTTGAGGCTTCTACGCAGAAACTACTGTTGGGGTGAGTTCATCAAGAAAGCACCACCACCAGCATAAGTGCGCAGACCGAGAAGGAGCTATCTTATCAGAAATATTATTTAGACAAATTATAAATAATGATACTTTTGGGGCTAGTTATCATCCGTAACTGAACTATCCATGGCTCAATTCTTTCATCATAACGAGTTCGGCTACTGTGCCCGTTGTCCGCGCACTTGCCATTTGCATGTTTGTTTCGGCAACGTAGCTCTAGCAGCTACCACCACCGAATTCACGGATTTCCGTCGCGTTGTGGCTGATACGTGGCAACACCACTGCCTGCGTACCACCGACCCCGAATGCCGCTGTATTGCCTTGCGTACCCCAGCCCCGCACTTGGCGCTGGTGTTTTCCCTCGTGGAGCTAACCCAGCTGCGCGACATCCTCGAAAATACAGCCCTCTTGCTGGAAGTAGAGCAGTTGCTTGCTCCCAAAGCAGAGTAGAGGCCCAACAGAGCCCAAACGGTTTGGGTGATTGTATAAGTACCTGGAGTTGTAAGCACAAAAAAGGCCGCTACTGGGTGAGTAGCGGCCTTTTTGTGCAGTAAGAATCAAGTGTCAGCAGGCAGCAACGTGGCTTATTCCCACTCGATGGTAGCCGGCGGCTTCGAGCTGATGTCATACACCACGCGGTTGATGCCGCGTACTTGGTTGATGATTTTGTTGCTGATTTCCGCCAGAAACTCATAGGGTAGGTGAGCCCAGTCGGCAGTCATGCCATCCACGCTAGTGACGGCGCGAAGGGCTACCACCTGCTCATAGGTGCGCTCGTCGCCCATTACTCCCACACTTTGGATGGGGAGCAGCATGACACCGGCCTGCCAAGTTTGGTCGTAGAGGTTATGGGCTTTCAGGCCATTAATGAAAATGGCATCGGCCCGCTGGAGCAGGTCCACTTTCGCGGGCGTAATGTCGCCGAGGATGCGAATGCCCAACCCTGGGCCGGGGAACGGGTGACGATGCAAGATGTTGGTTGGCAGCCCTAGGGTGTGGCCTACTTCGCGCACTTCATCTTTAAACAACGCCCGCAGCGGCTCCACAATCCGCAGGTTCATCTTCTCAGGCAGTCCGCCCACATTGTGGTGGCTCTTGATGGTCACAGCTGGTCCTTTCACTGAAACCGACTCAATAACGTCGGGATAGATGGTGCCTTGAGCCAGCCAGCGCGCTCCTTCCACTTTTTGGGCTTCGCGGTCGAATACCTCGATGAAGGTGCGGCCAATAGCTTTGCGCTTCAGCTCTGGGTCAGTAAGGCCCGCCAAGGCCGCGTAGAACTCGGCGGAGGCATCCACCCCGCGTACGTTCAACCCCAAGTCTTTGTAGGAGTGAAGCACGTCTTCGTACTCGTCTTTGCGCAGCAGGCCGTTGTTGACGAAAATGCCGTGCAGCCGGCTCCCAACGGCGCGGTGCAACAGCAAGGCCGCCACGCTGGAGTCTACCCCGCCGGAAAGGCCCAGGATAACTTGGTCTTGCTCGCCAATAGTGCGCTGCAGCGTACCCACCATGGCATCCACAAAGTGCTCTGGTGTCCAGCTTTGGTCGAGGCCACAGATGTTCACTACAAAGTTTTGGAGCAAGGTCTTGCCGTCGGTGCTGTGCGTAACTTCCGGATGAAACTGAATGCCGTAAGTGGGTTGGCCGTCAATGTGGAAGGCAGCTACCTCCACTTCGGGCGTGCTGGCAATGCTGGTAAAGCCCGCGGGCAAGTGCTTGATGGTGTCGCCGTGCGACATCCATACCTGCGACTCGGTGGGTACCCCGTGCAGCAATGGGCTTTCGTGGTTGACGCGGGCTAGGCGGGCTCGGCCGTACTCGCGAATGGTAGCCGGCATCACTTCGCCGCCTTGCTGGTGGGCTAGCAGCTGCGCACCGTAGCAGACGCCTAGCACTGGCACCTGGCCCAAGTACCGCGAGAGGTCCGGGTTAGGCGATTCAGCATCGCGTACGGAGCAGGGAGAGCCAGAAAGCACAACGCCCCGGATATCCTCAGTGAGGTCCGGGGCGTGCGTATACGGGTGGATTTCGCAGTAAACATTCAACTCCCGGATGCGCCGGGCTATGAGCTGTGTGTACTGCGACCCAAAGTCGAGAATCAGAATCTGTTGAGGCATAAGCAAAGGTAAGCAGGGACAGGGGGAGCACAAAATTCCCACGCCCAGCTATCGTTATTCCCTACTTGTACAAGGAATAATATAATCAAAGTGCAATGAAATAGTATTAGTTAAAAAATAAATTGTCTTATACATTGATATTATGAATATAGTATATATACTTGCATCATCAACCAGCAGACTGCAACCTGCTAGAGTTGAGATGTCGCTCCTCCCTACCGTTCTCTTTTTCCCACACCTGTTTGTATGAAGCCATTTGTACACGTATTGTTCGGTATGACAAGCCTTCTCTTGTCAACTGCTGCTGTCGCTCAGAATGCCAGCAACGCAGTAGCTAAAACCCGCGCACTACCTAAGTCGGTAGTTGCTATGAATGCCCCCATAACGGTTAACCAAGCAGTTGCTGCACCGCTTCCTGCCACTCAAGCAACAGCTTCAGCAGAAGCTGCAGAGCCCGCAGAATCCGCAGAGGCTAAGTATTTCAAAGGAACGGTTGTCGACGAGTTGGGCGAGCCATTGGCGGGAGTTGTGGTATCGGTTGTGACCGGCAAAGACCACTTCAGCGTTACCACTACCACCAACGCCGAAGGCGAGTATCTGCTGCAAACAAATGTTTTGTCGCCTCTCTTGCTAGTAAGCTATGCCGGCTACGAAGAGATTCAGCAGCGCGCCACCTATGCAAAGCCACTTACCTTCCAGTTGGAGTCCATTGAAAATTACGACCGGCAACTAAAGAAAAGAGTGAAGTCGGCCGAAAAAGCCTGGCATAAATAGCGGACCCAGCCCCTGCGGACTCTGACGTGAGGCCACGCGTTACGGGGCTGTCATCGAAAGCCTGCTAGTGAAAACTCTGGCTTCCTTTCCCCTGATATGACTGTTCAGCTTACAGCTTGTTCATGGTTCCTAAACCGTATTGGTCTTGCTTCAAGCGCCCCTTCACCGGCTAGCACGTAACGTCTCTCCCGGACTACAGCGTTAACCGCCGAAGGGGCGCTTCGCGTTTAGCGAGCAGGCAGCCAATCCACGCAGTTTTTCAGGCGCGCTAGAAAAAGTATAGGAAAGGAAGGCGCTGATTTTCTGACGATAGGCGCTCAGAAAGATAAAAAACACGCGAGGCAAGCACTAATCCGCATAATTCCTTGCTATCTTTGCACCCGGCGAGTCAGAACGACCAGCTCCTGTTGAACTCCCCCAGGACCGGAAGGTAGCAAGGGTAGACGGTTGAGCGGTGCGATTTTGGCTCGCTTTTTTTTGCCCTATACCCAAGGATTAAGCCGGATTTATCGGACTACACGGATGCTGGCCGCACTAAAGCTCCGCATCTTGCCGTCCAATATATCCGGCTTAATCCATAATAGGTAGTAGCTTTGAGCCTAGTTGTTTTTAACCGATTTCGCTTACTGCATGAAATTTTTCATTGATACTGCCAACCTGAAGGACATTCAGGAAGCTGTGGAGCTAGGAGTGCTCGATGGCGTAACAACCAACCCTTCCTTGATGGCCAAAGAAGGCATCAAAGGCACCGACGCCGTAATGGCGCACTACAAGCAGATCTGCGAGCTAGTGGATGGCGATGTATCGGCGGAGGTAATTGCCACTGACTATGCCGGTATCGTTCGGGAAGGGGAGGCGCTGGCAGAGTTGCACCCCAACATTGTGGTGAAAGTGCCCATGATTCGGGACGGTGTGAAAGCCATCCGGTATTTTTCCGACAAAGGCATCAAGACCAACTGCACCTTGATTTTCTCGGCTGGGCAAGCACTGCTGGCCGCCAAGGCCGGCGCCACGTATGTATCGCCTTTCGTGGGCCGTCTGGATGACATTGGAGCCGATGGCATGCAGCTGATTCAGCAAATCGTGGATATTTTTTCTAACTACGGCTACCCCACTCAGGTATTGGCCGCTTCAGTGCGTCATATACCGCACCTGATTCAGTGCGCCGAACTGGGTGCCGACGTGGTAACTTGTCCGCTTAACGTTATCACAGGATTGTTGCAGCATCCCCTCACAGACAAAGGTTTGGCCACGTTCCTTGCCGATCACGCCAAAGTGAACGGGTAATTTCAAGTGAAACCAGGAGCAAGACGCTGCGGGATAGAAGCAACTGAAACAGGTGAGCATAGCACGTGTTATAGTAGCGCTACCTTGCGGCTTCCGGCTCCTGGTTTCTTAATTACTAACTCCTTCACTATGTACATCATCAAAGTCAAAGGCAAGGCTAAGATTCCAGATTACATTCAGCTGCGCGACGAGGAGTTTGTGCTCATAGCCTATTTTCGCGCCGACCGTCCGCTCAAGGATTTGCACCGCTACGGCCTAGAAAACAAGGAAACCGCGCTGGCTGCCGTCATAGAAGGATTGGCCTTTGGTAAGCTGCAAAAGCTGGAAATCTAGAACCAGGGATTGGCTTAGGTAAGCCGAGAGATCATAGATGATTCTTCCGCAAACAACGTAAGGATTTCAACCTAGGCCCCATTAACCTGCCCTCAAGCCCAACAACCCAAAATTCACCTATGTCCGTTATCGAGCTGCACGACGCTTACATTATGCAGGACGTGAATACCGTGCTGCAGAAAGTCACGTTCACGCTGGAAAAGGGGGAGTTTGCGTATCTGGTGGGCCGAACCGGGTCGGGCAAAAGCTCGCTGCTAAAAACCTTGTACGCCGACCTGACGCTGGGCGCGGGTACTGGCTCTGTGGCTGGCTTTGCACTACCCAAAATCGAGAGCAGCGGCAAGGTGCCTTATCTGCGCCGGAAGCTGGGCATCATCTTCCAGGATTTCCAGTTGCTCTTCGACCGAACCGTGGCCGAGAACTTGCTCTTCGTATTGAATGCTACGGGTTGGAGCGGCAAGGCCCGTAAACAGCAGCGGATTTCGGAGGTGCTCATGCGGGTCGGCTTAGCCAACGTTGCGAGCAAGATGCCTCATCAACTGTCGGGGGGCGAGCAGCAGCGCGTGGTTATTGCCCGCGCTTTGCTCAACGAGCCGATGCTGTTACTTGCTGATGAGCCCACCGGCAACCTGGACCCAGACGTAGCCGACAGTATTATGCGGCTGTTCGTGGAAATCAACAATGCTGGTACAGCCGTGCTAATGGCCACGCACAACTACCAAATTATTCAGCAGTATCCAAAGCGGGTGCTGAAGTGCGAACAAGGGCAATTAATGGATTCCGCAGTGGCAAAATTTGAGTTGAAAAGAGAAAATTAAAGTCTGGCCCACAAAGTTGTTCAAGTAAGCTTAACGGAAGTATAATTGGCAACTGATACCTTGTAGAGAGTACAACAGGCAACCGGTGCAGCGATGCGCATAGTTTCAACTTTCAACTCTCGATTCACCACATGACCGGTCTCTCCATCTTGATTCCGGTGTTCAACCGCAACGTTACGGCTTTGGTCCAGGCCTTGCTAGCTCAAGTACCGGACTGGGGCGGACCGGTGGAGATTCTTTTGTTTGACGATGCTTCTGCCAAAGAATTTCGGCAGCTAAACCGCCCGTTGGGCAAGCTAGCAGGGGTGCGTTATCAGCAACTGCCACGCAACGTGGGCCGGGCCGCCATCCGAAACCAATTGGCCGCCGCCGCGCAGCATCCTTGGCTGTTACTGCTCGACAACAATATCTCGTTGCCCGACGCATCCTTTCTGGCCCGCTATTCTGACGCTGCTAGCCAGGACCAAGGGCTTGTGTTGGTAGGTGGCACTATATACACTCCTGCGCCACCTGCAGATCCGGCTTGTTTGCTGCGCTGGCACTACGGAAACCACCGTGAGGCCCGGCCCGCGCCTGTGCGGCAGCAAAAAGCATACGCGCAGTTTACGCTCAAAAACGTGCTGGTATGGGCCGACATCTTTCGCAAAATCGGGCTGGACGAAAGCTTGACCCGCTACGGTCACGAGGACACTAAATTTGGCTGGCAACTGCGCGAAGCAGGCATACCCATTCATCACTTGCCTAATCCGGTGCTACATGATGGGCTGGAGCCGGCCGCTGAGTTTTTGGAAAAAACGCACGAGGCTGTGCGCAATTTAGCGCTGCTCTATCGCGCCGAAGGGCTAGGCAGCGACACCAAGCTACTGAAAGCGGCATTGCAACTGCACCGCTGGGGCCTGGGTGAAGCAGTTCGGGTGGCATTCCAGCTGCGGCAAGATCAGGTGCGCCGCAATCTGCTATCCGTCACTCCCAGCTTGCGCCAGCTTGATGCGCTAAAGCTATACTGGATGCTGACAGAGCTGGGCAAGCAGGCGTAATACGCTGCCACTACTGGGGGCTACCACAAAAAACCAACTCCTGGCATTGTGCACCAGAATCGGTGTGGAAAGCACGGGCGGGTGCAGATGTTGAGTTAGTCTTTTTTTGGTTCTCTGCCGTCAAACACGTCTTTCACGGCCCCGCCCACTTTCTTCCCCGTCTTCGCGGCGCCTTGGCCTACGTCTTTACCAACTTCTTTTGCATCGGAAGCCGTGTTGCGAATGGCTTGCCCTACTTTACTGCGTTCGTCGGTGGTTTCTTCCTTGGCGTTTTGAGCTTCAGCGCCTAGAGTTGCGGCGCCCTGTGCTGCCCGCGCTTCTGCTTTGTCGTACGACTTAAAAGCGGCATACTTCAGTTTTTCCTTTTGGATTTCAGCTAAATCGCGCGCCGGGATATTGCCCTTCACTTGGTCATACGCTTCGTCTAGCGCGCGCCACTCGGTGTTAATTATGCGCCAGTCGTTTATGTTGTAGCGGTCCTCGTTCTGCTTGATGTTTTGAACGAACGACTCGTAAGTGGTGCGGGCATTCGCGGCCGTGAGTTGGGTGGCAGGATTAGTTGGTTTGTAGTACGTACCTGTAGCAGTACTGCTATTTGCTCCGGCTTTGCGTTTGGCTCGTTCATTCCAAGCCGCTTCTCGCTTGTCGAATGCAGCCGTGTAGCGGGTTCGCAGGGCCTCCATTTCCTGGCGTCGCGCATCATCGTACTGGTCTGCATACCGATCAACGGCCGCTACTTTGGCGTCGAAATCGTCTCTGAGAGCAGCAGTTTCCAGCTCGTGGTCTGCTTCTCTTGTTTCCACTACGTGGTTGGCTTTGGCTTCCGCGTCGGAAACGAAGGTCTGAAAGTCTTTGTAGGCCTGCTCGCTCTGTGCAGATATTTCTTTCTTATCAGGCTGCGAGCAACCACTCTGGGTAAAGGTGAGCCCTCCCAGCAGCAAGGCAGTGGAGAGGGCACTGCTAGTGAAATACTTTCTGGACATGGCAAGAGGTGTTGGAGCGAGAGCGGGGTGGCGTTTCCGGCAAGCGGAAGCCTATTTTAGTGTGCTAACGAAGGCCCTTCGCCCCAAGTTGCGCGAATGGTGGTGCCCGTGTCGGGGGTACTTTTATCTTTGAGGCTGGCCTTTTTTACGTTTCTACTCGTGCCTGTTCTTCCTATACCTTCCACGCCCATTTCCATGCTGGATTTACGCGCCCAACATGCGCCCATCCAAGAGGAATTGAACGCAGCCTGCCAGCAGACGATGGAGGAAGCAGCTTTCATTCAAGGACCCGCCGTCGGGCAATTCACCGAGGAGCTAAGTGCTTATCTAGGCGGTGCATGCGTGGTGCCTTGCGCCAATGGCACCGATGCGCTGCAACTGGCTTTTATGAGCCTAAAATTGCCAGCAGGAGCAGAAATCATAGTGCCTGCCTTCACCTACGTAGCTACGTTGGAGGCTGCCGCCGTACTCGGGCTGGTTCCGGTGCCCGCAGAAGTACGACCCGATACCTTCAACCTGGACCCAGTGGCAGTGGAAGCTGCCCTCACGCCGCGCACAGGGGCCATTGTGGCGGTGCATCTGTTTGGGCAATGCGCCGACCTGACGGCCCTCCGGCGCATAGCCGATAAACACCGCGTCGCGCTGATTGAAGACAACGCGCAGGCCATTGGAGCTACTTTTCGGGCGGAATCCGGTGAGCTATGGATGGCGGGCATGGTGGGGGAGGTAGGCACTACGTCGTTCTTTCCAAGCAAAAACCTTGGGGCCCTTGGCGATGGTGGGGCTTTGCTTACCCGCGACCCAGCCCGCGCCACGTACCTGCGCCAGCTTGCCAACCACGGCCAGACCCGGAAGTACCATCACGAGCACATTGGTCTTAATTCCCGCCTTGATACGCTGCAAGCCGCTTTGCTGCGCGTGAAACTGCGGTACCTAGCCCAATGGACGGCAGCCCGGCAGCATATTGCCACCCAATACGATGCGGCCCTGGCGGATCTTGCTGGCATCCGTATCCCCGCTCGGGATGCGCGTAGCACGCACGTCTTTCACCAGTATACACTTGTAGTAGAGGAAGGCGCAGAAGACCTGAACCGCCGCGACCAGCTACAGGCCTACTTGCAGCAGCACGGTATTCCTAGCGTTGTGTACTACCCGTTGCCCAACCACTTGCAGCCGGCTTATCAGCACCTTGGCTATCGTGCGGGCCAGTTCCCAGTGGCTGAACGCCTTTGCCGAACTGTTTTGTCGCTGCCTATGCATCCTACTCTAACACACGAGCAAGTGGCCTACATTGCAGAACAGGTGCGCACCTGGGCTCTTGGCGAAAATGCGGCTTTGAAAATAACCCACGGCTGAGTTGGCATTGTTTTCTCTTTCTGCCGTACAATGCCTCTTTCTAATTTCCAGAACTTCTTTTTCTACGCTTTCTATGCGCCGTTCTTTTCTTACGCTGTTGCTACCGCTGGCAGGGGTAGCCGCATTTACCACTGCCGCCATCAACAAGCCTAATCAGGGCTTTAATATCTTCTCTGTACAGCAAGACATTGATTTGGGCGCGAAAGTAGCTCAGCAAACCGATTCGCTGTACCGCGCCAAAGGGCAATTGCTAGCGCGTTCCAGCAATGCTCGTGCGTACCAGCTGCTCGATGGGGTAGTGAAGCGGGTGCTCGATAATGGCAACCTCAAGTACCGCACGCAGTTTCCGTGGGACGTACAAATCATCAAGGACGACCAAACGCAGAATGCTTTCGCCACTCCCGGCGGACATATCTACGTGTTTTCGGGGCTGATCAAGTTCCTGGACAACGAAAACCAACTAGCGGGTGTGTTGGGCCATGAAATAGCGCACGCCGACCGCCGCCATAGCACCCAGTTGATGCAGAAGCAATATGGTATCAGCTTGCTGAGCGGCGTTGTATTAGGAAATAACCCCAACCAACTGGTGCAGATTGCAACCGGTCTGGGGCAGCTTAAATTTAGTCGCACTTACGAGACCGAGGCCGATAAGTACTCGACTATCTACTTGAATGGCACCCGCTACTACGCCTGCGACGGAGCAGCTGGTTTCTTTATCAAAGCGGAGAAGCAAGGCGGTGGCGGTACTCCCGAATTTTTAAGCACGCACCCCAATCCCGGCGGACGCGTAGCTAACATTCAGAAAAGCGCCCAACAGCTGGGCTGCACTGGTCGCAACGTCAGCAACACCAATTTCGAAGAACTGAAACGGCTTTTATAGACCGTCAACAGAGTGAACCTGAATACAGCGCGCCAGGATGTCGGGATTAACTGTCTCGACATCCTGGCGCGCTGTATTTGTTGCTGCAATACGCAAAGAGATAAAAGAACCCAAGTTTTTTCGCAGCTTGCTGCTCTTTCTCGCTCCTCTGCACTTCAACTTTCCTTGGCTAATTCTTTCGCTGCTGTTCGCTTTGTGGTCTGTGGGATGGGTCATATCGGCCGCCGTCATGCTTCGTTGGTGTCTCGGCATCCGGGGGCACAACTGGTTGCACTCGTTGATATTCAGGCAGGATTATCCGCAGATTTAGCACTCGAATACCCTGGAGTACCATTCTTCTCTTCATTAGAAGAATATTTAACCACTGGTCCTGAGGCAGATATACTTACTATAGCTACACCAAATTACCAGCATGCGCCGCAAGCTATAGCTGGTTTGCGGCGAGGAATGCACGTAGTTATCGAGAAACCGATAGCGCTGCGGAAGACGGATGCCGAGGCCATTGTGCACACCGCTCTGCAAACGGGCCGACTGGTGTTTGGCGTCATGCAGAACCGGTATTCGCCGCCTGCGGCATGGCTGAAACAGGTATATGAGGAAGAGCGGTTAGGCGAAATCTATCTGGTACAATTCAATTGCTTCTGGAACCGCGACGCCCGGTACTACAAGGCTGGTGGCTGGAAGGGCACGCAAGCACAAGACGGTGGCACGCTTTTCACGCAGTTCAGCCATTTCGTTGATTTGCTGTACTGGGTGTTTGGCGACATCACCAACATTAAGGCTCGCTTCCGCAATTTCAACCACGCGGGCCTAACAGAATTCGAAGACAGCGGACTTGTTACCTTCGATTTGGTACGGGGCGGCAGCGGGACGCTTCAATACAGCACGGCCGTATGGGACCGGAATCTGGAAAGTAGCCTTACAGTGGTGGCTGAACACGGCAGCTTGCGGCTTGGCGGCCAGTACATGGATAAAGTGGAGTATTGTCATCTTCGCAACTACACCCTCCCAGAACTGCCCCCTACCAACCCGGCCAACGATTATGGTCCCTATCAGGGCAGCGCGGCCAACCACGTGCAGGTAATCGAAAACGTAGTAGACACCGTCCAGAACCGCAGTTTTGCTACTACTAACGCGTTAGAAGGGTTGAAGGTGGTGGAGATAATTGAGCGGATATATAGCCTGAGGTAGGGGAGAGGGTCGAGGTGCGAGTTGCAACGCTGGCTTCTACAACCTGGGGTGTAAAAGTGTGCCTTCAGCAAGGCGGCCTTTTCACTTAAGTGCGCATCCTGTAATCACAAGGACGTTCGATCCGTTGTAGTATCCAGACACCCTTCTCTTTTCCTTATGAAAGCAAGCGCAACTCTC is from Hymenobacter tibetensis and encodes:
- a CDS encoding DUF6686 family protein is translated as MAQFFHHNEFGYCARCPRTCHLHVCFGNVALAATTTEFTDFRRVVADTWQHHCLRTTDPECRCIALRTPAPHLALVFSLVELTQLRDILENTALLLEVEQLLAPKAE
- the guaA gene encoding glutamine-hydrolyzing GMP synthase, translating into MPQQILILDFGSQYTQLIARRIRELNVYCEIHPYTHAPDLTEDIRGVVLSGSPCSVRDAESPNPDLSRYLGQVPVLGVCYGAQLLAHQQGGEVMPATIREYGRARLARVNHESPLLHGVPTESQVWMSHGDTIKHLPAGFTSIASTPEVEVAAFHIDGQPTYGIQFHPEVTHSTDGKTLLQNFVVNICGLDQSWTPEHFVDAMVGTLQRTIGEQDQVILGLSGGVDSSVAALLLHRAVGSRLHGIFVNNGLLRKDEYEDVLHSYKDLGLNVRGVDASAEFYAALAGLTDPELKRKAIGRTFIEVFDREAQKVEGARWLAQGTIYPDVIESVSVKGPAVTIKSHHNVGGLPEKMNLRIVEPLRALFKDEVREVGHTLGLPTNILHRHPFPGPGLGIRILGDITPAKVDLLQRADAIFINGLKAHNLYDQTWQAGVMLLPIQSVGVMGDERTYEQVVALRAVTSVDGMTADWAHLPYEFLAEISNKIINQVRGINRVVYDISSKPPATIEWE
- a CDS encoding carboxypeptidase regulatory-like domain-containing protein, with protein sequence MTSLLLSTAAVAQNASNAVAKTRALPKSVVAMNAPITVNQAVAAPLPATQATASAEAAEPAESAEAKYFKGTVVDELGEPLAGVVVSVVTGKDHFSVTTTTNAEGEYLLQTNVLSPLLLVSYAGYEEIQQRATYAKPLTFQLESIENYDRQLKKRVKSAEKAWHK
- the fsa gene encoding fructose-6-phosphate aldolase gives rise to the protein MKFFIDTANLKDIQEAVELGVLDGVTTNPSLMAKEGIKGTDAVMAHYKQICELVDGDVSAEVIATDYAGIVREGEALAELHPNIVVKVPMIRDGVKAIRYFSDKGIKTNCTLIFSAGQALLAAKAGATYVSPFVGRLDDIGADGMQLIQQIVDIFSNYGYPTQVLAASVRHIPHLIQCAELGADVVTCPLNVITGLLQHPLTDKGLATFLADHAKVNG
- a CDS encoding fructose-6-phosphate aldolase, with the protein product MYIIKVKGKAKIPDYIQLRDEEFVLIAYFRADRPLKDLHRYGLENKETALAAVIEGLAFGKLQKLEI
- a CDS encoding cell division ATP-binding protein FtsE; the encoded protein is MSVIELHDAYIMQDVNTVLQKVTFTLEKGEFAYLVGRTGSGKSSLLKTLYADLTLGAGTGSVAGFALPKIESSGKVPYLRRKLGIIFQDFQLLFDRTVAENLLFVLNATGWSGKARKQQRISEVLMRVGLANVASKMPHQLSGGEQQRVVIARALLNEPMLLLADEPTGNLDPDVADSIMRLFVEINNAGTAVLMATHNYQIIQQYPKRVLKCEQGQLMDSAVAKFELKREN
- a CDS encoding glycosyltransferase family 2 protein, whose protein sequence is MTGLSILIPVFNRNVTALVQALLAQVPDWGGPVEILLFDDASAKEFRQLNRPLGKLAGVRYQQLPRNVGRAAIRNQLAAAAQHPWLLLLDNNISLPDASFLARYSDAASQDQGLVLVGGTIYTPAPPADPACLLRWHYGNHREARPAPVRQQKAYAQFTLKNVLVWADIFRKIGLDESLTRYGHEDTKFGWQLREAGIPIHHLPNPVLHDGLEPAAEFLEKTHEAVRNLALLYRAEGLGSDTKLLKAALQLHRWGLGEAVRVAFQLRQDQVRRNLLSVTPSLRQLDALKLYWMLTELGKQA
- a CDS encoding DegT/DnrJ/EryC1/StrS family aminotransferase, yielding MPVLPIPSTPISMLDLRAQHAPIQEELNAACQQTMEEAAFIQGPAVGQFTEELSAYLGGACVVPCANGTDALQLAFMSLKLPAGAEIIVPAFTYVATLEAAAVLGLVPVPAEVRPDTFNLDPVAVEAALTPRTGAIVAVHLFGQCADLTALRRIADKHRVALIEDNAQAIGATFRAESGELWMAGMVGEVGTTSFFPSKNLGALGDGGALLTRDPARATYLRQLANHGQTRKYHHEHIGLNSRLDTLQAALLRVKLRYLAQWTAARQHIATQYDAALADLAGIRIPARDARSTHVFHQYTLVVEEGAEDLNRRDQLQAYLQQHGIPSVVYYPLPNHLQPAYQHLGYRAGQFPVAERLCRTVLSLPMHPTLTHEQVAYIAEQVRTWALGENAALKITHG
- a CDS encoding M48 family metalloprotease; this encodes MRRSFLTLLLPLAGVAAFTTAAINKPNQGFNIFSVQQDIDLGAKVAQQTDSLYRAKGQLLARSSNARAYQLLDGVVKRVLDNGNLKYRTQFPWDVQIIKDDQTQNAFATPGGHIYVFSGLIKFLDNENQLAGVLGHEIAHADRRHSTQLMQKQYGISLLSGVVLGNNPNQLVQIATGLGQLKFSRTYETEADKYSTIYLNGTRYYACDGAAGFFIKAEKQGGGGTPEFLSTHPNPGGRVANIQKSAQQLGCTGRNVSNTNFEELKRLL
- a CDS encoding Gfo/Idh/MocA family protein — protein: MGHIGRRHASLVSRHPGAQLVALVDIQAGLSADLALEYPGVPFFSSLEEYLTTGPEADILTIATPNYQHAPQAIAGLRRGMHVVIEKPIALRKTDAEAIVHTALQTGRLVFGVMQNRYSPPAAWLKQVYEEERLGEIYLVQFNCFWNRDARYYKAGGWKGTQAQDGGTLFTQFSHFVDLLYWVFGDITNIKARFRNFNHAGLTEFEDSGLVTFDLVRGGSGTLQYSTAVWDRNLESSLTVVAEHGSLRLGGQYMDKVEYCHLRNYTLPELPPTNPANDYGPYQGSAANHVQVIENVVDTVQNRSFATTNALEGLKVVEIIERIYSLR